In Aquimarina spinulae, a single window of DNA contains:
- a CDS encoding murein hydrolase activator EnvC family protein: MRFLKIIYFVGLLLVCSPSFSQSSKQQQLEEERQRLREEIEQMKELRANNKRKERSVLYEVETINSQIGTRKNLIKITNQQANLLTREINTNFKKIEAYRKELTALKKDYARMITKSYKSKSHQSRIMFLLSSSDFSQAYKRLQYMKQYNEHRKEQANRIENNTRELQVLNTNLSRQKKEKQVLIEENREEQNKLKAEKKEQQILMTSIRKKQGTYTKQIKKKEQQASAIDKAIEKLIREAIAKANKKAGKKVTKKGSATTFALTAEAKILADNFTSNKGKLPWPVGTGRITKKFGRQPHPTLPNIQINSSGVEIETRSGEPARAIFEGEVIAIQKLKGASRLIQIRHGNYITTYYNIENISVKEGQKVATKQAIGEVRTNPTTGRAIMKFLIYQNAKRLNPQSWIYKM; the protein is encoded by the coding sequence ATGAGGTTTTTAAAGATTATATATTTCGTAGGTTTATTATTGGTTTGTAGTCCATCTTTTTCTCAAAGTAGCAAACAACAGCAGCTCGAAGAAGAGCGTCAACGACTTAGAGAAGAGATTGAACAAATGAAAGAACTACGTGCAAATAATAAACGTAAAGAGCGTTCTGTTCTTTATGAAGTAGAAACGATCAACTCGCAGATTGGAACACGTAAAAATCTAATAAAAATTACCAATCAACAAGCTAATTTATTGACTAGAGAGATCAATACGAATTTTAAAAAAATAGAGGCATATCGTAAGGAGCTTACAGCACTTAAAAAGGATTATGCCAGGATGATTACAAAATCCTATAAGAGTAAATCTCATCAAAGTAGAATTATGTTTTTACTTTCTTCTTCAGATTTTTCTCAAGCCTATAAGCGATTACAATATATGAAACAATATAATGAACATCGCAAAGAGCAAGCAAATCGAATAGAAAATAACACCAGAGAACTTCAGGTTTTAAATACAAATCTGTCGAGACAAAAAAAAGAAAAGCAAGTACTAATTGAGGAGAATCGCGAAGAACAGAACAAGCTTAAAGCAGAAAAAAAGGAGCAACAAATTTTGATGACTTCTATTCGCAAAAAACAAGGTACCTACACAAAGCAAATCAAGAAAAAAGAACAACAAGCCAGTGCTATTGATAAAGCGATTGAGAAATTGATTCGGGAAGCTATAGCTAAAGCCAATAAAAAAGCAGGTAAAAAAGTAACCAAAAAAGGGTCTGCAACTACATTTGCACTTACTGCAGAGGCCAAAATATTAGCCGATAATTTTACATCTAATAAAGGAAAATTACCTTGGCCTGTAGGAACAGGAAGAATAACAAAGAAATTTGGGCGTCAGCCTCATCCTACGCTCCCTAATATACAAATTAATAGTAGTGGGGTAGAAATTGAAACGAGGTCGGGAGAACCTGCGAGAGCTATTTTTGAAGGAGAAGTAATCGCTATACAAAAACTTAAAGGAGCGAGTCGTTTGATACAAATACGACATGGTAATTATATTACTACCTACTATAATATAGAGAATATTAGTGTTAAAGAAGGGCAAAAAGTAGCAACAAAACAAGCAATAGGTGAGGTGCGCACCAACCCAACAACTGGTAGAGCGATTATGAAATTCTTAATCTACCAAAATGCAAAACGATTAAACCCTCAAAGTTGGATTTATAAGATGTAA
- a CDS encoding TetR/AcrR family transcriptional regulator, which produces MSDKKIEIMDLAEKLIRTKGYNAFSYKDISIPLQIKNAAVHYHFPKKSDLGQEIILRTRNEFQKKHIEWEQCLPKEKLNNFIALYEKNQSLNLVCLVGALGSSYESLPENMQNSLTKMSEEIRSWMQEVLKEGLKNKEFNFMETAEEKTDVVIAALLSSLILDKVIQKNILKSVKASILKST; this is translated from the coding sequence ATGTCTGATAAGAAAATAGAAATAATGGATCTTGCAGAAAAACTAATTAGAACTAAAGGGTATAATGCCTTTAGTTACAAGGATATATCTATACCATTACAAATAAAGAATGCTGCGGTACATTATCATTTTCCAAAAAAATCTGATCTGGGACAAGAAATTATTCTTAGAACAAGAAATGAGTTTCAGAAAAAACACATAGAATGGGAACAATGTTTACCCAAAGAAAAGCTAAATAATTTTATCGCTCTTTATGAGAAAAACCAATCTCTTAACTTGGTTTGTTTGGTGGGAGCATTGGGCTCTTCTTATGAATCTTTACCAGAAAATATGCAGAATTCGCTAACAAAGATGAGTGAGGAAATTCGTAGCTGGATGCAAGAAGTGCTTAAAGAAGGTCTTAAAAACAAAGAATTTAATTTTATGGAGACGGCCGAGGAAAAAACTGATGTTGTTATAGCCGCTTTACTTTCATCACTTATCCTGGATAAAGTTATCCAGAAAAATATTTTAAAATCTGTTAAGGCTTCAATATTGAAGAGTACGTAA
- the fabF gene encoding beta-ketoacyl-ACP synthase II, with amino-acid sequence MKEKRVVITGLGAITPLGNSVEEFWYDAVNAKSGATRISKFDPSLFKTQFACEVKGFDPQKYLERNEIRKSDLFTQYALYAATEAFEDSKIDVNSISPFDIGVIWGTGQGGMNTFEKEVKGYIENNNTPRFNPFFVPKLISNMASGMISMKFKLMGINYTTVSACATSNSAIMDAYNYIKFGKAKIFITGGSEAPITEASIGGFNAMRAMSTRNDNPSEASRPFDSERDGFVMGEGAGALVIEDLDHAKKRGAKIYAEIIGASMTADAYHMTATHPEGLGAAKAIELALHEAKINPEEVDYLNTHATSTPVGDLSEIKAITKIYGNAPENLKISATKSMTGHLLGAAGAIESILCVKAINEGIVPPTINTNTIAKEIPGNLNIITKEAITGTINIAMNNTFGFGGHNAIAIFKKI; translated from the coding sequence ATGAAAGAAAAAAGAGTTGTAATTACTGGTTTAGGCGCTATAACCCCTCTTGGAAATTCGGTAGAAGAATTTTGGTATGATGCAGTTAATGCTAAAAGTGGAGCTACAAGAATTTCGAAATTCGATCCATCTTTATTTAAAACTCAGTTTGCTTGTGAGGTAAAAGGATTTGATCCACAAAAATACTTGGAACGAAATGAAATTAGAAAAAGCGACTTATTTACTCAATACGCATTATACGCAGCAACAGAGGCGTTTGAAGATTCAAAAATCGATGTAAACTCAATATCTCCTTTCGATATTGGAGTGATCTGGGGTACGGGACAAGGAGGTATGAATACTTTTGAAAAAGAAGTAAAAGGATATATTGAGAATAATAATACCCCTCGCTTTAACCCATTTTTTGTACCTAAACTGATCTCGAATATGGCTTCGGGAATGATTTCTATGAAATTTAAACTAATGGGGATTAATTATACTACAGTTTCTGCTTGTGCTACTTCAAATTCAGCTATAATGGATGCTTATAACTATATAAAATTTGGGAAGGCAAAAATATTTATAACTGGTGGGTCTGAGGCACCAATTACAGAGGCTTCGATAGGTGGGTTTAATGCAATGAGGGCAATGTCTACCAGAAATGATAACCCAAGTGAGGCTTCAAGACCTTTTGATAGCGAAAGAGATGGTTTCGTTATGGGAGAAGGAGCAGGAGCACTGGTTATAGAAGATCTGGATCATGCTAAAAAAAGAGGAGCTAAAATTTATGCCGAAATCATAGGCGCTTCGATGACAGCTGATGCATATCACATGACAGCAACACATCCAGAAGGACTTGGAGCGGCAAAAGCTATAGAGCTTGCTTTGCATGAAGCAAAAATTAATCCTGAAGAAGTTGACTATTTAAATACACATGCTACCTCAACCCCAGTTGGAGATTTAAGTGAAATCAAAGCAATCACAAAAATTTACGGAAATGCCCCTGAAAACCTTAAAATTAGTGCGACCAAATCTATGACAGGCCATTTACTTGGTGCCGCTGGTGCAATCGAGAGTATATTATGTGTTAAAGCTATTAATGAGGGGATTGTTCCACCAACCATTAATACGAATACTATTGCTAAGGAAATTCCTGGAAACCTAAATATTATTACAAAAGAAGCTATAACAGGAACTATCAATATTGCTATGAACAACACATTTGGTTTCGGAGGTCATAATGCAATCGCAATATTTAAAAAGATCTGA
- a CDS encoding acyl-CoA thioesterase codes for MESRHPSESLTTLTDLVLTGETNPLNNLFGGELLARMDRAAGIAAGRHSRRIVVTASVNHVAFNKAIPLGSVVTVEAKVSRAFRSSMEVYIDVWVEDRQSGDKTKANEAIYTFVAVNESGSPVAVPSIKPETALEKQRYDAALRRKQLSLVLAGKMNPSDATELKALFV; via the coding sequence ATGGAATCCAGACATCCCTCAGAATCTCTTACCACTTTAACCGATTTGGTACTAACAGGAGAAACCAATCCTTTAAATAACTTATTTGGAGGAGAACTTTTAGCTCGTATGGATCGTGCAGCAGGAATTGCAGCAGGTAGGCATTCTAGACGAATTGTGGTTACTGCTTCTGTAAATCATGTTGCTTTTAATAAGGCTATCCCACTGGGTAGTGTTGTAACTGTCGAAGCTAAAGTTTCCAGAGCCTTTAGATCATCTATGGAGGTTTATATAGATGTTTGGGTAGAAGATCGCCAGAGTGGAGATAAAACTAAAGCTAATGAGGCTATCTATACTTTTGTTGCTGTAAACGAAAGTGGGAGTCCCGTTGCTGTACCTTCAATAAAACCAGAAACAGCACTCGAAAAACAACGATATGATGCGGCTTTACGTCGTAAGCAATTGAGCTTGGTTCTGGCAGGAAAAATGAATCCTAGTGATGCTACAGAATTAAAAGCATTGTTTGTATAG
- a CDS encoding SPOR domain-containing protein produces MNNTANYISELLYRYECIILPGFGAFLTRRQPATILDGTNTFYPPQKLISFNSQLKNNDGLLANYIASAENISYTDAVAKIQRYVLSLNEKMANGQRIELEKIGSFYTSVENTLQFEPLQEVNYLTEAFGLHSFASPVIKRNIEIKREVYKEDVEAIEKVIPLTFTPEKRSERPYLQYAAVAAILLGVGGFFGLKQVSDTNVSYNNKEWQKANQEIENRIQEATFEISNPLPAINLNIIKGKENTTNITPEVSNTISGNFHIVAGAFRIASNADSKVQKLKAQGFNAHLIGVNRYGLHQVAYESYENRSEAVQALARIKKEQSSKAWLLIKK; encoded by the coding sequence ATGAATAACACAGCTAACTATATAAGCGAACTATTATATCGATATGAATGCATAATTCTACCAGGTTTTGGTGCATTTTTGACCAGGCGTCAACCAGCTACAATACTAGATGGAACTAATACATTTTATCCTCCTCAAAAATTAATTTCTTTTAATAGCCAATTGAAAAACAATGATGGCTTGTTAGCGAACTATATTGCATCTGCAGAAAATATCTCATATACAGATGCTGTTGCCAAAATCCAACGCTATGTTTTATCTCTTAATGAAAAGATGGCAAATGGACAACGTATAGAATTAGAGAAAATTGGTTCATTTTATACTTCGGTAGAAAACACCTTACAATTTGAACCTTTACAAGAGGTAAACTATCTTACAGAAGCTTTTGGGTTACATTCGTTTGCATCTCCTGTAATTAAAAGGAATATTGAAATCAAGCGTGAAGTATATAAAGAGGATGTAGAGGCTATTGAAAAAGTAATTCCGCTTACGTTTACACCAGAAAAACGTAGTGAACGCCCTTATTTACAATATGCAGCTGTAGCAGCAATCCTATTGGGGGTTGGTGGTTTTTTTGGCTTGAAACAAGTTAGTGATACCAATGTAAGTTATAATAATAAGGAATGGCAAAAGGCCAATCAGGAAATTGAAAACAGGATACAAGAGGCTACTTTTGAAATTTCTAACCCGCTCCCTGCCATTAATCTTAATATTATAAAGGGCAAAGAAAACACTACTAATATAACTCCTGAAGTATCTAATACTATATCAGGGAATTTTCATATCGTAGCTGGTGCTTTTAGAATTGCATCTAATGCAGATAGTAAAGTACAAAAACTTAAAGCACAAGGATTTAATGCGCATCTTATTGGAGTAAACAGATATGGTTTACACCAGGTAGCATACGAAAGTTATGAAAACCGTTCTGAAGCGGTACAAGCACTAGCCAGAATTAAAAAAGAACAGAGTTCTAAAGCTTGGTTATTGATTAAAAAGTAA
- the dprA gene encoding DNA-processing protein DprA, with product MNIEKLLALLTLKKVTNLGDSSIKKLIREVGDAEAVLAEKANNLLKIDGIGKMKIKDLYNPEYRKIAEKELQFIQENNINCLVYDQQGYPERLKHCIDGPVVLFSSGNIDLEHKKILSIVGTRQVTRYGVQFCEELIETLAPVNPVIVSGFAYGVDITAQRAAVKHNLQTIGCLAHGLNQIYPKTHKRYVPQIEENGGFFTDFWSTDTFDRKNFLGRNRIIAGLSEATVVIESADKGGSLVTADIANSYNRDVFAVPGRAHDPLSKGCNMLIKTQRAHMLTSAADLMYMLNWKLDENEQPAVQKKLFVELDEQEKKIYNFLTDNGKELLDVIALQCQIPTFKTASVLLNMELKGVIKPLPGKLFEAV from the coding sequence ATGAACATCGAAAAACTTCTCGCCTTACTTACCCTTAAAAAAGTAACCAATCTTGGGGATAGTTCTATCAAAAAATTAATACGCGAAGTAGGTGATGCAGAGGCAGTACTTGCCGAAAAAGCAAACAACCTGCTCAAAATTGATGGAATAGGAAAAATGAAAATCAAAGATTTATATAACCCTGAGTATCGAAAAATTGCAGAAAAGGAACTACAATTTATACAGGAAAATAATATCAATTGCCTGGTATATGATCAACAGGGTTACCCAGAAAGGTTGAAACATTGTATTGATGGCCCTGTAGTATTATTTAGTTCTGGGAATATTGATCTTGAACATAAAAAGATTCTGAGTATTGTAGGTACACGACAGGTAACTCGTTATGGAGTACAGTTTTGTGAAGAATTGATAGAAACCCTCGCTCCTGTTAATCCTGTTATCGTATCGGGTTTTGCTTATGGTGTAGATATCACAGCGCAGCGTGCAGCGGTTAAACATAATCTACAAACTATAGGCTGTTTGGCTCATGGCTTAAATCAAATTTATCCTAAAACGCATAAGAGGTATGTTCCACAGATCGAGGAAAACGGCGGGTTTTTCACAGATTTCTGGAGCACAGATACTTTTGATCGTAAAAATTTTCTGGGTCGTAATCGAATTATTGCTGGACTTAGTGAAGCAACAGTAGTAATTGAGAGTGCCGATAAAGGAGGTTCTTTGGTAACTGCCGATATTGCTAATTCTTATAATCGAGATGTATTTGCAGTACCGGGTAGAGCGCATGATCCTTTAAGCAAGGGATGTAATATGTTGATAAAGACCCAGCGTGCCCATATGCTTACCAGTGCTGCTGATCTAATGTATATGCTTAATTGGAAACTCGATGAGAATGAACAACCTGCTGTACAGAAAAAACTATTTGTAGAGTTAGATGAACAAGAAAAGAAAATCTATAATTTTTTAACCGATAATGGAAAAGAGTTATTAGACGTCATAGCCTTACAATGCCAAATCCCTACGTTTAAAACAGCTTCTGTTTTGCTTAATATGGAACTTAAAGGAGTTATAAAACCACTGCCAGGAAAATTGT